Proteins co-encoded in one endosymbiont 'TC1' of Trimyema compressum genomic window:
- a CDS encoding NAD(P)/FAD-dependent oxidoreductase produces MKNKYDLIIVGAGPAGIFTALEYKKLAPEKKIILLEKGRSIKKRVCPKRKTGVCVNCKPCNITTGFAGAGAYSDGKLSLSPEVGGELPDYIGYSETKEMIDYVDKNYLSYGADSTIYGLDNPEKIQDIRTKAIRSNLKLIECPIRHLGTEEGYNIYTKIQDHLESLGVELSFNNPVQDFILDEDGAVVGVNVDRPYYGENIVVAVGRDGADWLDNMCYQYKIDREVGIVDVGVRVECRDEVMKTLNESMYESKLIYYTKTFDDKVRVFCSNPSGEVATEIYDDNLAVVNGHSYKGDEYKTANTNFALLVSLKFTEPFSEPIEYGKHIARLGNMLAGNKILVQRFGDFKRGRRTNESRLGRNNIEPTLKDAVPGDLSLVLPYRIMLDIKEMIEALDHISKGLASDETLLYGVEVKFYSNKVKVNNDFLSNLKNLYTIGDGAGITRGLMQASCNGVVLARKLLNKPL; encoded by the coding sequence ATGAAAAATAAGTATGATCTTATTATTGTAGGGGCTGGACCAGCCGGAATATTTACAGCTTTAGAATACAAAAAGTTAGCCCCAGAGAAGAAAATAATCTTGCTGGAAAAAGGTCGATCAATTAAAAAAAGAGTTTGTCCTAAAAGAAAAACTGGTGTCTGCGTGAACTGTAAACCATGTAATATTACTACAGGGTTTGCAGGGGCTGGTGCATATAGTGATGGCAAGTTATCTCTATCTCCAGAAGTTGGTGGTGAATTACCAGATTATATTGGATACAGTGAGACTAAGGAAATGATTGATTATGTAGATAAAAACTATTTGTCCTATGGTGCTGATAGCACTATTTACGGACTGGACAATCCTGAAAAAATTCAGGATATTCGCACAAAGGCTATTCGTAGTAATCTTAAGCTAATAGAATGTCCAATTAGACACTTAGGAACTGAAGAAGGCTATAATATTTATACAAAAATTCAAGATCATTTAGAATCATTAGGTGTTGAGTTATCCTTTAATAATCCTGTTCAAGACTTTATTTTAGATGAAGATGGTGCTGTTGTTGGTGTTAATGTAGACCGTCCATATTATGGTGAAAATATTGTAGTAGCTGTTGGTAGAGATGGTGCTGACTGGTTAGACAATATGTGTTATCAATATAAAATTGATAGAGAAGTTGGTATTGTAGATGTTGGGGTTCGTGTTGAATGTCGTGACGAAGTTATGAAAACTTTAAATGAAAGTATGTATGAATCAAAACTAATCTACTATACAAAAACATTTGATGATAAAGTTCGGGTATTCTGTTCAAACCCTTCTGGTGAAGTAGCTACAGAAATTTATGATGATAACTTAGCTGTTGTTAATGGTCATAGCTATAAAGGTGATGAATATAAGACTGCCAATACAAACTTTGCATTATTAGTTTCATTGAAGTTTACAGAACCATTTAGTGAGCCAATTGAATATGGAAAACACATTGCTCGTTTAGGTAATATGTTAGCAGGAAATAAAATATTGGTTCAACGTTTTGGCGATTTTAAAAGAGGTAGAAGAACAAATGAAAGTCGTCTAGGTAGAAATAATATTGAACCAACGCTTAAAGATGCAGTGCCAGGTGACTTATCTCTAGTTTTACCTTATAGAATTATGCTGGATATTAAAGAAATGATTGAAGCATTAGATCATATTTCAAAAGGTTTAGCCAGTGACGAGACACTTCTTTACGGTGTTGAAGTTAAATTTTATTCAAATAAAGTTAAAGTTAATAATGATTTTTTAAGTAACTTAAAAAATCTATATACTATTGGCGATG